In a genomic window of Urocitellus parryii isolate mUroPar1 chromosome 2, mUroPar1.hap1, whole genome shotgun sequence:
- the LOC144253349 gene encoding sperm motility kinase Z-like: MHSKSSESSVVPQWPGSFQEKAFKDHYQVLKDIGHGAFGKVILARHLRTGAKVAVKVLPRRLWRSMTCPETLAMKTLNHPNVIHLFQVIETHQYVYLVMEHGGRGSLFDFIPPGGMQEEKEARRLFRQITCAVCYCHKMHILHGDLKPENIVLDARGNIRIIDFGLSTVLKPGKEWNRYWHPLEGPAVDTRQLGIILYFILTGNCPRDIYQPELEFPQHVSPEAQRLIRKILAENRRASPFAEEILADPWLNQGEEKSSFHDVPLPNLSDPTVLSMLFDMGYDPYSTWVSLSQKKFDDVMASYLIIQQQISQGAGCMKPGRRDPSISPALPKRRASEPALHTFPLPCEHHQPQEAKDSGQKGFRRASWPAISLRFLHEKPPTPRLASQHHSVADSPQPCPSTTDSLVSQDATTVHPQGHRKGWKRVRQRMAACLRRLCCCTPSCDGENEAPTPGEQKPARFTNRVVPT; the protein is encoded by the coding sequence ATGCATAGTAAGAGTAGTGAGTCTAGTGTAGTGCCACAGTGGCCTGGCTCCTTCCAGGAGAAGGCCTTCAAAGACCATTACCAGGTCTTGAAGGACATTGGGCATGGGGCATTTGGTAAGGTGATCCTAGCCCGCCATCTGCGCACTGGGGCCAAGGTGGCGGTGAAAGTCCTGCCAAGGAGACTTTGGAGGAGTATGACCTGCCCTGAAACACTGGCGATGAAGACCCTGAACCACCCGAATGTGATCCACCTCTTTCAAGTGATTGAAACCCACCAATATGTCTACCTGGTGATGGAGCATGGAGGCAGGGGATCGCTCTTTGACTTCATCCCACCTGGGGGCatgcaggaggagaaggaggcccGGAGACTCTTCAGACAGATCACCTGTGCGGTGTGCTACTGCCACAAGATGCACATCTTGCATGGAGACCTGAAGCCTGAGAACATTGTGCTGGATGCCAGAGGCAACATCCGAATCATCGACTTTGGCTTAAGCACCGTTCTCAAGCCTGGGAAAGAATGGAACAGATACTGGCATCCTCTGGAGGGCCCCGCAGTGGACACCAGGCAACTGGGTATCATTTTGTACTTTATATTGACAGGGAACTGCCCAAGGGACATCTACCAACCTGAGTTGGAATTTCCCCAGCACGTGTCCCCCGAAGCACAAAGGCTCATCAGGAAAATCCTGGCAGAGAACCGAAGAGCAAGCCCCTTCGCGGAGGAGATCTTGGCAGACCCGTGGCTGAATCAGGGTGAGGAGAAGTCATCTTTCCATGATGTGCCCCTCCCCAACCTCTCAGACCCCACAGTATTGTCAATGCTGTTCGACATGGGGTACGACCCTTACAGTACCTGGGTGTCACTGTCCCAGAAAAAGTTTGATGATGTGATGGCTTCCTATCTCATTATCCAGCAGCAGATAAGCCAGGGGGCAGGCTGCATGAAGCCTGGGAGAAGGGATCCTTCCATTTCCCCTGCTCTCCCGAAGAGGAGGGCGAGTGAGCCTGCCCTTCACACCTTCCCCTTGCCCTGTGAGCATCATCAGCCTCAGGAGGCCAAGGACTCAGGGCAGAAGGGCTTCAGAAGGGCCAGCTGGCCTGCCATTAGTCTCCGCTTCCTGCATGAGAAGCCCCCCACTCCCAGGCTAGCCTCCCAGCATCATTCTGTGGCCGACTCACCCCAACCCTGCCCATCAACAACAGACAGCCTTGTCTCCCAAGATGCCACCACAGTGCATCCCCAGGGCCACAGGAAGGGCTGGAAGCGGGTGAGGCAGAGGATGGCTGCGTGCTTGCGCAGACTGTGCTGTTGCACACCCTCATGTGATGGCGAAAACGAGGCTCCTACACCAGGAGAGCAGAAACCTGCTAGGTTCACAAATCGGGTGGTTCCTACATAA